From the genome of Bombyx mori chromosome 16, ASM3026992v2, one region includes:
- the LOC119629686 gene encoding uncharacterized protein LOC119629686, giving the protein MNRSAQILKMVFSEDQENPVVYNKPIFSPLDTVRSLVKSDVNNISNLNSHSYVSDSQIVPYFMKNDLPGPNNVDMEPTVNYSESVSSNQIQLSDLQRPRLNKVVPESNCSSEYNDDNSKSEYSNSQNDFSSDDVDNDPDFLYKDLELSSTSEDESITMSNRREKIIEIEQEKKKGRKRRAVPKEWKKNKAKLLRNSGKAYLSSSKSKKLMKERELKPTCNDKCKLKCFNKISEEKRQIIFSNYWKMADLEKQRQFINKYVKAIKPKYRYIREGSTRKDYNHAFYFEVDKEDIRVCKTFFKNTLGISERPIRTVIYMQNSVVGGFLAGDNRGRHGNHNKLDSTVIERIKEHINSIPRIESHYCRATTSREYIEGGLSIAQLHRDYVEKCRAESRSYADYQIYYNIFSKEYNISFWSPKKDQCEDCAAYDNAEDKQPLEDKYFSHLEEKDLVRKEKELDKKNTNNKCIAATYDLQAVMPCPRGDISNFYYISKLNVLNFTIYELGSKDVNCYVWHEGEGLRGVNEIGSCVLNYLRRLQEQSKEDFQVIFYSDNCCGQQKNKFMIAMYIYAVTNLKNLTSITHKFLIKGHTQNEGDSAHSTIERNISRSLKSAPIYVPEQYITLIRTAKKKGNPYKVHELNHENFFDIKKIADGIGPNYTTNEDREKVKMGDIKVIKVEKRYKDRFFYKLSYKENDFKTVVIKTRTTKKNTEFTELERLYSSKLGVSNNKKAAILTLIDKNIIPRFYKSFYENL; this is encoded by the coding sequence aTGAATCGTAGTGCGCAAATTTTGAAAATGGTGTTCTCTGAAGACCAAGAGAATCCAGTTGTTTATAATAAGCCCATTTTCAGTCCTTTAGATACTGTTCGCAGTCTTGTAAAAAGCGATGTTAATAatatatcaaatttaaatagCCACAGTTATGTTTCGGATTCACAAATTGTGCCATATTTTATGAAGAATGATCTACCTGGACCAAATAATGTTGATATGGAACCTACAGTAAATTATTCAGAATCAGTATCAAGTAACCAAATACAACTTTCTGACCTTCAACGTCCACGATTGAATAAAGTAGTTCCAGAATCTAATTGTTCTTCAGAATACAATGATGATAATTCTAAATCTGAATATTCTAATAGTCAAAATGACTTTTCATCTGATGATGTCGATAATGACCCcgattttttatataaagatCTTGAATTATCTTCTACATCTGAAGATGAAAGCATCACAATGAGTAATCGGcgagaaaaaataattgaaattgaacaagaaaagaaaaaaggaagAAAACGGAGAGCTGTACCCAaagaatggaaaaaaaataaagcaaaactatTAAGGAACTCTGGAAAAGCGTATTTATCGTCATCTAAATCAAAAAAGCTAATGAAAGAAAGGGAATTAAAACCAACTTGTAATGATAAGTGTAAactgaaatgttttaataagATAAGCGAGGAAAAgcgtcaaattattttttcgaacTACTGGAAGATGGCAGACTTAGAAAAACAACGTCAGttcattaataaatatgtaaaagcaATTAAACCTAAATATCGCTATATTCGTGAAGGAAGTACTAGAAAAGATTATAATCACGCATTTTATTTTGAAGTAGACAAAGAAGATATCCGGGTTTGCAaaacatttttcaaaaatacattaggCATATCAGAGAGACCAATAAGAACGGTGATTTATATGCAAAACTCTGTAGTTGGAGGTTTTCTAGCAGGTGATAACCGAGGGAGACATGGAAACCACAATAAACTTGACAGCACAGTTATTGAAAGGATTAAAGAACACATCAATTCCATTCCTAGAATCGAGAGTCATTACTGTCGGGCTACTACAAGTCGAGAATATATTGAAGGAGGGCTTTCCATTGCGCAATTGCATAGAGACTATGTTGAAAAATGCCGAGCAGAAAGTCGATCGTATGCTGActatcaaatatattataatatatttagcaAAGAATATAATATTTCGTTCTGGTCTCCAAAAAAGGACCAATGTGAAGATTGTGCAGCTTATGATAATGCAGAAGATAAACAGCCATTAGAGGACAAGTATTTTTCTCACCTAGAAGAAAAAGACTTAGTCAGGAAAGAAAAAGAactggataaaaaaaatacaaataataaatgtatagcTGCCACCTACGATTTGCAAGCCGTAATGCCATGTCCTAGAGGTGACATCTCCAATTTCTATTACATTTCTAAACTGAACGTACTCAACTTTACCATTTACGAGCTTGGCTCCAAAGATGTGAATTGCTACGTCTGGCACGAAGGTGAGGGATTAAGAGGGGTAAATGAAATAGGCTCCtgcgttttaaattatttaagaagGCTCCAGGAGCAAAGTAAAGAAGACTTTCAAGTTATATTTTACAGTGACAATTGTTGTGGACAACAAAAGAATAAATTTATGATTGCAATGTATATATACGCtgtaactaatttaaaaaatttgacgTCAATCACTcacaaatttttaataaaaggcCACACCCAAAATGAGGGAGATTCTGCTCATTCTACTATTGAGCGCAATATTTCCAGATCTCTGAAATCAGCTCCTATTTATGTACCAGAACAATACATAACATTGATTAGAACCGCAAAAAAAAAGGGGAATCCCTATAAAGTCCATGAACTAAACCACGAAAATTTCTTTGACATTAAAAAGATTGCGGATGGCATAGGACCAAATTATACAACAAATGAAGATAGAGAAAAGGTAAAGATGGGTGatattaaagttattaaagTGGAGAAAAGGTACAAAGACCGATTTTTTTACAAGTTATCTtataaagaaaatgattttaaaactgTTGTCATCAAAACTCGAACAACCAAGAAAAATACAGAGTTCACAGAATTAGAACGTCTTTATTCCTCAAAATTAGGcgtttctaataataaaaaagcagCCATACTTACActaatagataaaaatattattcctaGGTTTTATAAAAGCTTTTATGAAAATCTATAG